From one Lysinibacillus sp. G4S2 genomic stretch:
- a CDS encoding DUF1054 domain-containing protein, whose protein sequence is MQKIKWTNKDFNVFQIDGLDQRMEALISSVRPKFQLLGEDFSSFFSSHLGEEFYPHVAKHARRTVNPPKDSWVAFAPYKRGYKSLPHFQIGLWSTHLFIVLAIIYEAPQKNVMAERLIANKTLLQQLPNDFIVSGDHMSPAAISMEDAKEDKLDELLNRLRDVKKGEFLVGRHIPREQAIKLSASELHQITEETFSSLLPIYNIIVGK, encoded by the coding sequence TTGCAGAAAATTAAATGGACTAATAAAGACTTCAATGTTTTTCAAATAGATGGATTAGACCAGAGAATGGAAGCGTTAATTTCATCTGTACGACCTAAATTCCAACTGCTTGGAGAGGATTTTTCTTCCTTCTTTTCAAGTCATCTTGGAGAAGAATTTTATCCTCATGTGGCGAAGCATGCACGTAGAACCGTAAATCCTCCAAAAGACAGCTGGGTTGCCTTTGCTCCTTACAAAAGAGGTTATAAATCATTACCTCACTTTCAGATTGGTCTTTGGAGCACACATTTATTCATCGTCTTAGCTATTATTTATGAAGCTCCACAAAAAAATGTGATGGCAGAACGTTTAATTGCCAACAAAACATTGCTACAGCAACTTCCTAATGATTTTATTGTTTCTGGGGATCATATGTCTCCTGCAGCAATCTCCATGGAAGATGCAAAGGAAGACAAGCTAGATGAATTGCTTAATCGTTTGCGCGATGTTAAAAAAGGTGAATTTTTAGTCGGTCGACATATTCCAAGAGAACAAGCAATCAAGCTGTCCGCTAGTGAACTTCATCAAATTACGGAAGAAACTTTCAGTAGTTTACTTCCTATTTATAACATCATTGTTGGAAAATAA
- a CDS encoding UPF0223 family protein has translation MEYSYPFSIDWSTEEIVDVVQFFEAIEQAYEKGVKREVMMAKYRRFKEIVPSQAEEKSIFREFEEASGYVSYSVVKQTKEAADGTIIKVAPKQRR, from the coding sequence ATGGAATATTCTTATCCGTTTTCAATTGATTGGTCGACTGAGGAAATTGTCGATGTTGTTCAATTTTTTGAAGCGATTGAGCAAGCCTATGAAAAAGGCGTTAAACGTGAAGTAATGATGGCGAAATACCGCCGTTTTAAAGAGATTGTTCCTTCACAAGCTGAGGAAAAATCAATTTTTCGTGAATTCGAAGAAGCAAGTGGCTATGTCAGTTACTCTGTTGTTAAACAAACAAAAGAAGCAGCTGATGGGACGATTATTAAAGTTGCACCGAAGCAACGACGTTAA
- a CDS encoding DUF5325 family protein: protein MNRAKFVMGIFALAAVLAMCSIGYSVAAGSGFGIIAGIVATCVIFMTAFKLKRKLREQGLL, encoded by the coding sequence ATGAATCGTGCAAAATTCGTAATGGGCATTTTCGCATTAGCAGCTGTTTTAGCAATGTGTTCTATTGGCTATTCTGTAGCAGCTGGTAGTGGTTTTGGTATTATAGCAGGCATTGTGGCTACTTGTGTCATTTTTATGACAGCCTTTAAATTAAAACGTAAACTGCGTGAGCAAGGATTACTTTAA
- a CDS encoding inositol monophosphatase family protein: protein MDLQQIDQFAKSIIFEAGRRIRDAFSYNLVIETKSDANDLVTNIDRETELFFIEKIRALDPTHKILGEEGMGEKVESLEGVVWIIDPIDGTMNFVKQHRHFMISIGIFINGVGKLGYIFDVMREDLFYAIAGEGAWYNDSPLRKLQSVKIEESVIGINAHWVAPNRHIHHEKVIEMIRKVRGTRSYGSAAMEIAFVVSGKLDAYVSMRLSPWDIAGGTIIAKEVGAITTNLHGEGFDFLHQDTFIIANPSIHKELLEKYIVPYE from the coding sequence ATGGATTTACAACAAATTGATCAATTTGCGAAAAGTATTATATTTGAAGCGGGAAGGCGTATTCGAGATGCTTTTTCGTACAATCTAGTTATCGAGACAAAATCAGATGCAAATGACCTTGTCACAAATATTGACCGTGAAACTGAATTATTCTTTATTGAAAAAATACGCGCTTTGGATCCAACTCACAAAATTTTAGGGGAAGAGGGAATGGGAGAAAAAGTAGAGTCGTTAGAAGGTGTTGTATGGATTATTGATCCAATAGACGGCACGATGAATTTTGTTAAACAACATCGACATTTTATGATTTCTATCGGTATTTTTATTAATGGGGTAGGTAAGCTAGGTTACATATTTGATGTAATGCGTGAAGATTTATTTTATGCAATTGCAGGCGAAGGGGCATGGTACAATGACTCACCATTGCGTAAATTGCAATCAGTCAAAATAGAGGAATCGGTCATTGGTATAAACGCACACTGGGTAGCCCCAAATCGCCATATTCACCATGAAAAAGTAATTGAAATGATTCGGAAAGTACGTGGTACAAGGTCGTATGGTTCAGCAGCAATGGAAATAGCGTTTGTTGTTAGTGGTAAACTAGATGCTTATGTATCGATGCGACTATCACCATGGGATATTGCAGGAGGTACCATTATTGCTAAGGAAGTTGGTGCCATCACCACTAATTTACATGGGGAAGGCTTTGATTTTCTACATCAGGATACTTTTATCATTGCCAATCCTTCTATTCACAAAGAGCTGTTAGAAAAATATATTGTGCCTTATGAATAA